One Rhodococcus sp. P1Y DNA window includes the following coding sequences:
- a CDS encoding AMP-binding protein — MHSHLCPVWSQPLDPAWPFHRLHSTRRITPHPPETLPIAVITTIDLHTRHHKALDGNTVVTTTALHQSPTPDTTLADSTLTPADTAYVIFTSGTTGRPKGVMISHHAIINLITWRQTVFPLTEGDRVLQKTSIGFDVSVPEIFWPLTIGATIRLTAPAATKTPTTSPTSSTPNPSPSSNSSPPWPTPCSTPDSTSTTHPPTPPRPRRRNIPTTLATPSTNHLLKPHHSTPATDTHGTSVPIGTPSPTPPPTSSTLAAGSPPASPASSTSAAPSSPTAVARPDLTATRFIANPTQHQHQHRHRHR; from the coding sequence ATCCACTCCCACCTTTGTCCAGTCTGGTCCCAGCCCCTCGATCCAGCCTGGCCATTCCATCGACTCCATTCCACCAGACGCATCACCCCCCATCCTCCCGAGACTCTGCCCATCGCAGTCATCACCACCATCGACCTCCACACCCGCCACCACAAAGCACTCGACGGCAACACCGTCGTCACCACCACCGCACTACACCAATCCCCAACTCCCGACACCACACTCGCTGACTCCACGCTCACACCCGCCGATACCGCGTACGTCATCTTCACCTCCGGCACCACCGGACGCCCCAAAGGCGTCATGATCTCCCACCACGCGATCATCAACCTCATCACCTGGCGCCAAACAGTCTTCCCCCTCACCGAAGGCGACCGCGTCCTCCAGAAAACCAGCATCGGATTCGACGTCTCCGTCCCCGAAATCTTCTGGCCCCTCACCATCGGCGCCACCATCCGCCTCACCGCCCCGGCGGCGACAAAGACCCCCACTACCTCACCGACATCCTCCACACCGAACCCATCGCCTTCGTCGAACTCGTCCCCACCATGGCCCACGCCATGCTCGACACCGGACTCGACCTCAACCACACACCCCCCTACGCCACCTCGCCCTCGGCGGCGAAACATTCCCACCACCCTCGCCACCCCTTCCACCAACCACCTCCTGAAACCCCACCATTCGACACCGGCCACCGACACCCACGGCACCAGCGTCCCCATCGGCACCCCATCACCAACACCACCACCCACGTCCTCGACCCTGGCTGCAGGGTCCCCACCGGCATCACCGGCGAGCTCTACCTCGGCGGCACCCAGCTCGCCGACGGCTGTCGCCCGCCCCGACCTCACCGCCACCCGCTTCATCGCCAACCCCACACAGCACCAGCACCAGCACCGGCACCGGCACCGGTGA
- a CDS encoding condensation domain-containing protein, whose product MSPPTTPARVTGEELRSSPTGFPSHRHHSRHTNGKLDRLPLPTTASTPPLHRVHRHPAPPTTDFFPRFSARSSPPPIIHPPPHSTTAHPIPHHHHTRPIAVTTSPLLPIAARYIDRPGFDHFTQSFVFTTPPDLTTDTLQRILTQVLGHHPTLQGRLGIDNSGAPHFTGAATPIEVTTRLDTTEFTDGWSGPRWPAYVTAVTTRLSEQLDPTNGILWRAMWCTNSGDSTGRLVMVIHHLAVDGVSWRILEDDLTHAWALDTGTTTTELLPVGTSITTWTHALTERAHDRDLTDQLEHWTTVADATHPLFGDRSIDPDRDTHATTGHIHLTVPADLTATLLGDVTIALTASVEDILLTALTIATSAWRARRGLDPLPITIGMEGHGRQETLVPGADLSRSIGWFTTWYPVLADLTDLDPNTTVTDPTLAADAVLRIKDALARIPDRGIGHGILTHLNPDVALPTTTPDIGFNYLGNFSAGNGAAKPWSNSPECSGIRAHLPAELPAAAVVDVNIAVLTGSDGEPTFDGSVAYAQNILTSEQAHELVKLWTSALQTLVTYATSVGAGRVRRSLTDFTASGTTYGDLTVWEERYGEITDVQPLTPLQHGMVFESMLDDTTDADLYLTHTLIHLTGPLDTDRLEGALHTLTEIHPNLKAAITPTTHGTYIAVIPTHATVELTTVNGTGESDAVDKAVAQNRKTGFVLDAAPLMRVTAVTTATDQHTLILTIHHAITDGWSTPLIRHTARLQQPTTSPRPDPTPPS is encoded by the coding sequence ATCTCGCCGCCTACCACACCGGCACGGGTCACCGGTGAGGAACTGCGTTCCTCACCGACCGGATTTCCATCCCATCGACACCATTCCCGTCACACCAACGGCAAACTCGACCGCCTCCCACTTCCCACCACTGCTTCCACTCCACCACTCCACCGTGTTCACCGACATCCTGCACCACCCACCACCGATTTCTTTCCACGATTTTCGGCTCGATCCAGTCCACCGCCCATCATCCATCCACCGCCGCATTCCACCACCGCCCATCCAATTCCACACCACCACCACACCCGCCCGATCGCGGTCACCACCTCACCACTACTGCCGATCGCCGCCCGCTACATAGACCGACCCGGCTTCGACCACTTCACCCAATCCTTCGTCTTCACCACCCCACCCGACCTCACCACCGACACCCTCCAACGAATCCTCACCCAGGTCCTCGGACATCACCCGACCCTGCAGGGCCGCCTCGGAATCGACAACTCCGGCGCACCGCACTTCACCGGCGCCGCCACCCCGATCGAGGTCACCACGCGACTCGACACCACCGAGTTCACCGACGGCTGGTCCGGACCGCGCTGGCCTGCATACGTCACTGCTGTGACGACGCGGCTCTCGGAGCAACTCGATCCGACGAACGGGATTTTGTGGCGCGCCATGTGGTGCACCAACTCCGGTGACAGCACCGGCCGGCTCGTCATGGTCATCCATCACCTCGCCGTCGACGGCGTCTCCTGGCGCATCCTCGAAGACGACCTCACACACGCCTGGGCACTCGACACCGGCACCACCACAACCGAATTGCTACCGGTCGGTACCTCCATCACCACCTGGACCCACGCACTCACCGAACGCGCACACGACCGCGACCTCACCGACCAACTCGAACACTGGACCACCGTCGCCGACGCCACACACCCCCTCTTCGGCGACCGCAGCATCGACCCCGACCGCGACACCCACGCCACAACCGGACACATCCACCTCACCGTTCCCGCCGACCTCACCGCCACCCTTCTGGGCGACGTCACCATCGCACTCACCGCGAGCGTCGAAGACATCCTGCTCACCGCACTGACCATCGCAACCAGCGCCTGGCGCGCACGCCGCGGCCTCGACCCACTCCCGATCACCATCGGCATGGAAGGCCACGGCCGCCAAGAAACACTCGTCCCCGGGGCAGACCTCTCACGCTCGATCGGCTGGTTCACCACCTGGTACCCGGTCCTGGCCGACCTCACCGACCTCGACCCGAACACCACCGTCACCGACCCCACCCTCGCCGCCGACGCAGTACTACGCATCAAAGACGCACTCGCACGCATCCCCGACCGCGGCATCGGCCACGGCATACTCACCCACCTCAACCCCGACGTAGCCCTACCGACGACCACCCCCGACATCGGATTCAACTACCTCGGCAACTTCAGTGCCGGCAACGGTGCCGCCAAACCATGGTCCAATTCGCCGGAGTGCTCCGGAATTCGCGCACACCTACCCGCAGAACTGCCCGCCGCAGCAGTGGTGGATGTCAACATCGCGGTTCTCACAGGTAGCGACGGCGAGCCTACGTTCGACGGATCCGTCGCCTACGCCCAGAACATCCTGACGAGCGAACAGGCTCACGAACTCGTCAAGTTGTGGACCTCCGCGTTACAGACTCTCGTTACCTACGCCACCAGCGTGGGTGCAGGGCGCGTGCGCCGTTCCCTCACGGACTTCACCGCCAGCGGTACGACTTACGGTGACCTCACCGTGTGGGAAGAGCGCTACGGCGAGATCACCGACGTCCAACCCCTCACCCCACTCCAACACGGCATGGTCTTCGAATCCATGCTCGACGACACCACCGACGCCGACCTCTACCTCACCCACACATTGATCCACCTCACCGGCCCACTCGACACGGACCGGCTCGAAGGCGCACTACACACACTGACCGAGATCCACCCCAACCTCAAGGCCGCAATCACACCCACCACCCACGGCACCTACATCGCCGTCATCCCCACCCACGCCACCGTCGAACTCACCACAGTGAACGGCACCGGCGAGTCAGATGCCGTGGACAAAGCCGTGGCACAGAACCGGAAAACCGGGTTCGTTCTCGACGCCGCGCCGTTGATGCGTGTCACCGCCGTCACCACCGCAACAGACCAGCACACCCTGATCCTGACCATCCACCACGCCATCACCGACGGCTGGTCCACCCCACTGATCAGACACACTGCGCGCCTGCAACAACCCACCACCAGTCCCCGACCCGACCCCACCCCACCTTCCTGA
- a CDS encoding amino acid adenylation domain-containing protein produces the protein MIEVRLPLTSAQLGVWTAEQVTPGADAFRISQLIWLDGEIDTPLLERAIDVAISEADVLGLRPVEDADGLPVLRRTSGAVGTTTVVEVAQPDNRIRAEAWTRCHEFGAGDDRFESMSVIHRRAEGWAWEFATHHLFLDAYGLGLVTRRVGEVYTALVDNEEIPPRWFGAYSELAEAGAANVDDHWLQRFEAVDDITPITFDASRQFFLTDARTHVTISATVAESIDQLARTARVTWSDVVALGWGLYTAALVGRDAFAVRLPQMNRSGRPALTTPAMLVGAAPVVFRPSPSATVRELLQQVSSEVRTAARHTVAGEKLARMWPNGPDDYQAIPQLNIKAFDYNQSFGPIRGRQETIASGPVGFLDLMAYRDSIHGFLLDVATSDPAMAASGVIDTANGFVQFLGRLAADPEARIASLRVVDADVAFSSGPVVSVADSTLDALIQRRVAGSVGAVAIIDDGGVKWSYADFDARVNALAHVLIEHGVQVGDRVAVQLPRSVDLVTALFAVIRVGAAYVPIDPEYPAERITHILDDAAPALVVTLEFLDDPTVAARLTQGKSAAPVLARALTPADTAYVIFTSGTTGRPKGVAISHRAIVNRLSWMATDYRIGAGDRILQKTPSVFDVSVWEFFLPAVVGATLVVAKDGGHKDPDYLADIIDRHRITVLHFVPAMLAAFLTSAPDPHRLTSVRRVFSGEALPAPNAAAADRLFAEAELHNLYGPTEAAVDVTAEPVHAHALDGAVTVPIGVPVANTVTRVLDTWLRPVPVGVTGELYLGGIQLADGYLARPDLTATRFIADPTTDSGQRLYRTGDLVRWNTDGHLDYLGRSDDQVKIRGFRIELDDIRTVLEHHPAVSTAIVTAVDHPNGTGTYLAAYHTGTGHR, from the coding sequence GTGATCGAGGTTCGTCTTCCGCTGACGTCCGCGCAGTTGGGCGTTTGGACTGCAGAGCAGGTCACACCGGGTGCCGACGCCTTTCGAATCTCGCAACTGATCTGGCTGGACGGCGAGATCGACACCCCGCTCTTGGAGCGTGCGATCGACGTCGCGATATCCGAAGCAGACGTCCTCGGCCTTCGCCCCGTCGAGGATGCCGACGGACTACCGGTGTTGCGCCGGACGAGCGGGGCAGTCGGCACGACGACTGTGGTCGAGGTCGCCCAACCGGATAACCGGATCCGGGCCGAAGCGTGGACGAGGTGCCACGAATTCGGCGCAGGCGACGACCGGTTCGAATCGATGTCGGTCATCCACCGCCGAGCCGAAGGCTGGGCGTGGGAGTTCGCCACCCATCACCTGTTCCTGGACGCCTACGGCCTCGGATTGGTGACCCGCCGCGTCGGCGAGGTATACACCGCGCTCGTCGACAACGAGGAGATCCCGCCGCGATGGTTCGGGGCGTACTCCGAGCTCGCAGAAGCGGGCGCCGCGAACGTCGACGACCACTGGTTGCAACGATTCGAAGCCGTCGACGACATCACTCCGATCACCTTCGACGCGTCCCGACAGTTCTTCCTCACCGACGCTCGAACGCACGTCACGATCTCGGCCACCGTGGCCGAGTCGATCGACCAGTTGGCTCGTACCGCCCGCGTGACGTGGTCCGATGTAGTCGCCCTGGGCTGGGGCCTCTACACCGCAGCCCTCGTCGGCCGAGATGCGTTCGCCGTGCGATTGCCGCAGATGAACCGGTCCGGGCGGCCCGCTCTGACGACTCCGGCCATGCTCGTCGGAGCAGCCCCGGTGGTCTTCCGTCCAAGCCCGTCGGCAACCGTGCGCGAACTCTTGCAGCAGGTGAGCAGTGAAGTCCGAACCGCTGCGCGTCACACCGTGGCCGGGGAGAAACTGGCGCGCATGTGGCCGAACGGGCCCGACGACTACCAAGCGATCCCACAGTTGAACATCAAGGCGTTCGACTACAACCAATCGTTCGGTCCGATCCGCGGACGCCAAGAGACGATCGCCAGCGGACCGGTCGGGTTCCTCGACCTCATGGCGTATCGCGATTCGATCCACGGCTTCCTCCTGGATGTGGCCACCAGCGATCCTGCGATGGCCGCTTCCGGAGTGATCGACACAGCGAATGGATTCGTGCAGTTCCTGGGTCGGCTCGCTGCCGATCCAGAGGCTCGGATCGCGTCGCTGAGGGTGGTCGACGCTGATGTCGCGTTTTCGTCCGGTCCGGTTGTGTCGGTGGCTGATTCGACGTTGGATGCGTTGATTCAACGCCGGGTGGCCGGGTCTGTGGGTGCGGTCGCGATCATCGACGACGGTGGTGTCAAGTGGTCGTACGCCGACTTCGATGCCCGGGTCAACGCGTTGGCACATGTCCTGATCGAACACGGTGTGCAGGTCGGCGACCGTGTCGCAGTCCAACTCCCCCGCAGTGTCGACTTGGTCACCGCGCTGTTCGCGGTGATCCGTGTCGGCGCCGCCTACGTCCCGATCGACCCCGAGTATCCGGCCGAACGCATCACCCACATCCTCGACGACGCGGCCCCGGCCCTGGTGGTCACCCTCGAGTTCCTCGACGACCCCACGGTTGCGGCACGCCTCACACAGGGTAAGAGTGCAGCACCGGTCCTGGCCCGGGCCCTGACCCCCGCCGACACCGCCTACGTCATCTTCACCTCCGGTACCACCGGACGGCCCAAAGGTGTCGCGATCTCGCATCGGGCGATCGTCAACCGCCTGTCGTGGATGGCCACCGACTACCGGATCGGCGCCGGCGATCGGATCCTGCAGAAAACCCCGTCGGTGTTCGACGTCTCCGTCTGGGAATTCTTCCTCCCCGCCGTCGTCGGCGCCACCCTCGTCGTCGCGAAAGACGGCGGCCACAAAGACCCCGACTACCTCGCCGACATCATCGACCGCCACCGAATCACCGTCCTGCACTTCGTCCCCGCCATGCTCGCCGCATTCCTCACCTCGGCCCCCGACCCGCATCGACTGACCTCGGTGCGGCGGGTGTTCTCCGGCGAAGCCCTCCCCGCCCCGAACGCCGCCGCCGCAGACCGGTTGTTTGCCGAAGCGGAGTTGCACAACCTCTACGGCCCCACCGAAGCCGCCGTCGACGTCACCGCCGAACCCGTCCACGCGCACGCCCTCGACGGTGCGGTGACCGTCCCCATCGGGGTGCCCGTCGCCAACACCGTCACCCGGGTACTCGACACCTGGCTACGCCCCGTACCAGTCGGTGTGACAGGGGAGCTCTACCTCGGCGGCATCCAACTCGCCGACGGCTACCTCGCCCGCCCCGACCTCACCGCCACCCGCTTCATCGCCGACCCCACCACCGATTCGGGTCAACGCCTCTACCGCACCGGCGATCTCGTCCGCTGGAACACCGACGGGCACCTCGACTACCTCGGGCGTTCGGACGATCAGGTCAAAATCCGCGGGTTCCGCATCGAACTCGACGACATCCGCACCGTCCTCGAACACCACCCCGCCGTATCGACCGCCATCGTCACCGCCGTCGACCACCCGAACGGCACCGGTACCTATCTCGCCGCCTACCACACCGGCACGGGTCACCGGTGA
- a CDS encoding ABC transporter ATP-binding protein gives MPKMTIHQDGRSTSSGLASTPVSTDRLSVDSATIGYDRRVISEQLSVSIPDQSFTVIVGPNACGKSTLLRALSRLIKPNAGQVILDGMDIRTYQTKEVARRIGLLPQSAIAPDGITVADLVARGRFPHQKLIRQWTASDESAVLTAMDATGVTELSGRPVDELSGGQRQRVWVAMALAQETEIMLLDEPTTFLDISHQIELLELFTDLNHLGRTLVAVLHDLNHAARYGTHLIAMKDGAIVAEGAPSEIVTAELVHEVFGLECVVQPDPITGTPAVTPLGRQRIPQTAK, from the coding sequence TTGCCGAAAATGACCATCCACCAAGACGGTCGCTCCACCTCGTCTGGCCTCGCCTCCACACCGGTTTCCACTGACCGACTCAGCGTCGATTCCGCCACGATCGGTTACGACCGACGAGTTATCTCCGAGCAACTCAGCGTGTCGATTCCCGACCAGTCGTTCACCGTCATCGTCGGACCGAACGCCTGCGGCAAGTCGACGCTGCTACGCGCACTGTCTCGGCTCATCAAGCCGAACGCCGGGCAGGTGATTCTCGACGGGATGGACATTCGTACCTACCAGACCAAGGAGGTCGCCCGCCGTATCGGCCTGTTGCCGCAAAGCGCCATCGCGCCGGACGGAATCACCGTCGCCGACTTGGTCGCCCGCGGCCGGTTCCCGCATCAGAAGCTCATTCGGCAGTGGACCGCATCCGACGAGTCGGCGGTGCTGACGGCAATGGACGCAACGGGCGTCACCGAACTGTCCGGACGACCGGTCGACGAACTGTCGGGCGGACAGCGCCAACGCGTTTGGGTGGCAATGGCTTTGGCGCAAGAGACCGAGATCATGCTGCTCGACGAGCCGACCACCTTCCTCGACATTTCCCACCAGATCGAACTCCTCGAGCTGTTCACGGACCTGAATCACCTCGGCCGGACACTCGTCGCGGTACTGCACGACCTCAACCACGCGGCCCGGTACGGAACCCACCTCATCGCTATGAAGGACGGCGCCATCGTTGCCGAAGGCGCGCCGTCGGAAATCGTTACCGCCGAACTCGTGCACGAGGTCTTCGGACTCGAGTGCGTCGTCCAGCCCGACCCGATCACAGGCACTCCGGCGGTCACACCGCTAGGCCGACAGCGCATCCCGCAAACGGCGAAGTAG
- a CDS encoding MbtH family protein, with amino-acid sequence MANNPFDDDEGRFFALVNHEEQYSLWPTFKPVPGGWAIVFGAPDGASRAAVLEWIEQQWTDLRPKSLRDVIAQRKSFEVTVSANI; translated from the coding sequence TTGGCGAACAACCCGTTCGACGACGACGAGGGCCGCTTCTTCGCGCTCGTCAACCATGAAGAGCAGTACTCGCTGTGGCCTACCTTCAAGCCGGTCCCAGGTGGATGGGCGATCGTTTTCGGAGCCCCCGACGGTGCGTCGCGCGCGGCAGTGCTCGAGTGGATCGAACAGCAGTGGACCGACCTGCGTCCCAAGTCGCTCCGAGACGTGATTGCGCAGCGAAAGTCCTTCGAGGTCACCGTTTCCGCGAACATCTGA
- a CDS encoding ABC transporter substrate-binding protein, with the protein MKPLSARSRATALLAGVVSAGLVLAGCASNSSDGATNGAPSDSASSNGAFPVTIDAAYGDVTVEKKPERIVAVGTDWIGLLDILGEKPVAVSGEESDLDDYPWLQGRYDGDFNADLFTADYTDSPEAIAALQPDLILTSVWSVDEQLYERLSSIAPTYVGLETTDEGGDTSWQDNLTSLAALTGHDEKIVEETEAKYDAALSDAAAKLPGLQGKTFQLGVLDGEDQQLQLTEYANEPIEALGLTPGDGQPTGGADSIGANAPKYSMENIDKFSADVVFIVTHESADPENKFRTAFEADPRVPELLAAKNGTLVYLYGPQWLAVNPPTPSSVQWWLDEVVPQLEASALNTGA; encoded by the coding sequence ATGAAACCGCTTTCCGCGCGAAGTCGCGCGACAGCACTCCTTGCCGGCGTGGTCAGTGCCGGCTTGGTGCTCGCGGGCTGCGCGAGCAACTCGTCCGACGGTGCCACCAACGGTGCGCCGAGCGACAGTGCGTCGAGCAACGGTGCGTTCCCGGTGACGATCGACGCCGCCTACGGTGACGTCACCGTTGAGAAGAAGCCCGAGCGAATCGTCGCTGTAGGAACGGACTGGATCGGGTTGTTGGACATCCTCGGCGAGAAGCCCGTCGCGGTTTCGGGGGAAGAGTCCGACCTCGACGACTACCCGTGGTTGCAGGGCCGCTACGACGGTGACTTCAACGCAGACCTCTTCACTGCGGACTACACGGACTCGCCTGAGGCGATCGCAGCGCTGCAGCCAGACCTGATTCTGACGAGTGTCTGGAGCGTCGACGAGCAGCTCTACGAGCGACTTTCTTCCATCGCGCCAACCTATGTCGGTCTGGAGACGACGGACGAAGGCGGCGATACCAGCTGGCAGGACAATCTGACGTCGCTTGCGGCGCTCACCGGGCATGACGAGAAGATCGTCGAGGAGACCGAAGCCAAGTACGACGCCGCGTTGTCGGATGCCGCCGCGAAACTGCCTGGCCTGCAAGGCAAAACATTTCAGCTGGGTGTGCTCGATGGCGAGGATCAGCAGCTTCAGCTCACCGAATATGCGAACGAACCCATCGAGGCCTTGGGCTTGACGCCCGGAGACGGACAGCCGACAGGCGGGGCGGACAGTATCGGGGCGAACGCGCCCAAGTACTCGATGGAAAATATCGACAAGTTCTCCGCTGACGTCGTTTTCATCGTCACCCACGAGTCTGCCGACCCGGAAAACAAGTTCAGGACGGCGTTCGAGGCCGATCCCCGCGTTCCCGAGCTCCTCGCCGCGAAGAACGGGACGCTCGTCTACCTCTACGGACCGCAGTGGCTGGCGGTGAATCCGCCGACTCCATCGAGCGTGCAGTGGTGGCTCGACGAGGTTGTTCCGCAGTTGGAGGCATCGGCGCTCAACACGGGCGCCTAG
- a CDS encoding iron chelate uptake ABC transporter family permease subunit, whose protein sequence is MTTRTGHNPPPAQTPEGVRRATASTSLGRRALGLIVAIASLAVLVLLSIAVGSKDIPLSVVFDALLHNTGKGDAFVVWDMRIPRTAVGLAVGLALGVSGALIQALTRNPLADPGILGVNAGAEFFVVVGIAAFGVTTVSGYVWFAFLGALVVTVVVYVIGSMGRGGADPVQLTLAGVAFGAVLSGIVTGWVLTDPKTFDQMRGWYAGSLVDRGWDVLLPVLPFLIIGVVLAAIAASSLNTIALGDDLASALGANVVRTRVIVIIAVTLLAGGATAIAGPIGFVGLMVPHVARWIVGPDQRWIIGYTLVLAPSLVLAADLVGRVVIRPGEFPAGIVTAFVGAPVLIYLVRRAKVSGL, encoded by the coding sequence GTGACAACACGAACTGGACATAATCCTCCGCCCGCGCAAACGCCGGAGGGGGTTCGCCGCGCAACTGCGTCGACGAGCCTCGGACGTCGCGCACTGGGATTGATCGTCGCGATCGCTTCGCTGGCCGTCTTGGTGCTCCTGAGCATCGCCGTCGGATCGAAGGACATCCCGCTGTCGGTCGTGTTCGACGCACTGCTGCACAACACGGGCAAGGGTGACGCGTTCGTCGTGTGGGACATGCGTATTCCTCGGACGGCAGTGGGTCTCGCCGTCGGCCTCGCACTCGGGGTGTCCGGCGCGCTCATCCAGGCGTTGACCCGCAATCCGCTCGCCGATCCCGGCATTCTCGGGGTCAACGCCGGCGCCGAATTCTTCGTCGTGGTCGGTATTGCGGCGTTCGGGGTAACCACCGTCAGCGGGTACGTGTGGTTCGCATTTCTCGGCGCACTGGTCGTCACCGTCGTCGTCTACGTGATCGGATCGATGGGGCGCGGCGGTGCCGACCCCGTCCAACTGACGCTGGCGGGTGTCGCATTCGGAGCGGTCCTGTCCGGCATTGTGACCGGTTGGGTTCTGACCGATCCGAAGACGTTCGACCAGATGCGTGGCTGGTACGCAGGCAGTCTCGTCGATCGTGGTTGGGACGTTCTGCTGCCGGTGCTCCCGTTCCTGATCATCGGAGTGGTGCTGGCCGCGATCGCGGCCAGTTCACTGAACACCATCGCACTGGGGGACGATCTGGCCAGCGCGCTCGGCGCGAACGTCGTTCGCACGCGGGTGATCGTGATCATCGCGGTGACGCTACTGGCCGGTGGCGCGACGGCGATCGCCGGTCCGATCGGTTTCGTCGGCCTGATGGTGCCGCACGTCGCGCGCTGGATTGTGGGCCCGGATCAGCGCTGGATCATCGGATACACGCTCGTCCTAGCCCCATCGCTCGTGCTCGCCGCAGACCTCGTCGGACGCGTCGTCATCCGGCCGGGCGAGTTCCCGGCCGGCATCGTGACCGCGTTCGTCGGCGCCCCGGTGCTCATCTATCTGGTCCGCCGAGCAAAGGTGAGTGGCCTGTGA
- a CDS encoding FecCD family ABC transporter permease — protein MNSVSLATATERRVDFGHRTLVVRKGGYAARWHGRSTVVCALLAVATLVVTVWALTLGDYPLSLDQVWAALTGDPDAVFARTVVVEWRAPRAVAAVVFGAALGVSGAAFQSLIRNPLASPDIIGFTAGSYSGALIVIILIQGSYLQLAAGALVGGIATAAVVYLLAWRGGVQGFRLIIVGIAISAMLTSLNTWLMLSAKLKVALSAAAWGAGSLTGTSWDQVLWGTGVILLLFGIMAVFSPALKQLELGDDAAKATGARVERVRLVVLVIGVALTATVTAAAGPIVFVALAAPQIARRLTRSPGMTLAPAAFTGAFLLAGADVTAQHLLPVALPVGVVTVVAGGGYLVWLLIREVRRRR, from the coding sequence GTGAATTCGGTTTCTCTCGCGACTGCTACCGAGCGGCGGGTGGATTTCGGACACCGCACGCTCGTGGTTCGCAAGGGTGGTTACGCCGCACGCTGGCACGGCCGAAGTACCGTGGTGTGCGCCCTTCTGGCGGTGGCGACCCTCGTGGTGACGGTGTGGGCACTGACCCTCGGCGACTATCCGCTGAGCCTTGACCAGGTGTGGGCGGCACTTACCGGTGATCCGGACGCCGTTTTCGCTCGCACTGTCGTCGTCGAATGGCGGGCACCGCGGGCAGTCGCAGCGGTCGTTTTCGGTGCCGCGCTGGGGGTGTCCGGCGCGGCCTTCCAGTCGCTGATCCGCAATCCGCTGGCGTCACCGGACATCATCGGGTTCACCGCAGGGTCCTACTCCGGCGCCTTGATCGTGATCATCTTGATCCAGGGTTCCTATCTGCAGTTGGCCGCAGGGGCGCTGGTCGGCGGTATCGCTACGGCGGCCGTCGTCTACCTCCTCGCGTGGCGTGGCGGGGTGCAGGGATTTCGCCTGATCATCGTCGGAATCGCAATTTCCGCGATGTTGACCTCGCTGAACACCTGGTTGATGCTCAGCGCAAAGCTCAAGGTCGCTCTGAGTGCCGCAGCGTGGGGTGCCGGATCGCTCACCGGTACCAGCTGGGATCAAGTGCTCTGGGGCACTGGAGTCATCCTCCTACTGTTCGGCATCATGGCCGTGTTTTCGCCCGCCCTCAAACAGCTCGAACTCGGCGACGACGCCGCGAAGGCCACGGGTGCGCGTGTGGAACGTGTCCGCCTCGTCGTGCTCGTGATCGGTGTCGCGCTCACCGCGACCGTGACGGCGGCGGCAGGCCCGATCGTGTTCGTCGCGCTCGCGGCCCCGCAGATCGCCCGTCGCCTAACTCGCAGCCCAGGCATGACCCTCGCGCCTGCGGCGTTCACGGGAGCGTTCTTGCTGGCCGGGGCCGACGTCACGGCGCAGCACCTACTCCCGGTCGCGTTGCCGGTCGGTGTGGTGACCGTGGTTGCGGGAGGCGGATATCTCGTGTGGTTGCTCATCCGAGAGGTCCGTCGTCGACGCTGA